A single region of the Thermoplasma sp. Kam2015 genome encodes:
- a CDS encoding TIGR01177 family methyltransferase yields MSRYLLEFSLERDKARHVELISIQETYGDFTIDYVDDEIAVISGSWESIKRCAFVNSAGRIISEADDLSSCSVDLPPGKFYVRYRDVDGNAPITEAHIGDLMGAKGRVSFKDPDFVLRVVHHRVFYITMVVYERDKKQFLIRKAPKRPFFSPVSMDPKYARFLVNTAHVKENEMLLDPFCGTGGILIEAALMGIKVIGNDISLSMAVGARTNLKHFHIESFQVYNMDISELPVSGVDGIATDMPYGRNSYASEDLETLYDRSFRKFHEMLKPHGYAAFAVSDVAMIELARPYFRIIHDVPVYQHRSLTRHFITAMRDD; encoded by the coding sequence ATGAGCAGATATCTACTGGAATTCAGCCTGGAAAGGGATAAAGCCAGGCACGTAGAGCTTATATCGATACAGGAGACCTACGGCGATTTTACCATAGATTATGTTGACGATGAGATCGCGGTCATCTCCGGATCATGGGAATCCATCAAAAGATGCGCCTTCGTGAATTCTGCCGGAAGGATCATTTCTGAGGCGGATGATCTCTCATCATGCAGCGTGGATCTTCCCCCAGGCAAATTCTATGTCCGATACAGGGACGTTGATGGAAACGCTCCAATAACGGAAGCGCATATCGGCGACCTGATGGGCGCAAAGGGGAGAGTTTCATTCAAAGATCCTGATTTTGTCCTCCGCGTCGTGCATCACAGGGTATTCTATATAACCATGGTGGTCTATGAACGAGATAAAAAGCAGTTTCTCATACGGAAGGCACCGAAGAGGCCCTTCTTTTCACCGGTATCCATGGATCCAAAATACGCCAGATTCCTCGTCAATACAGCCCACGTAAAGGAGAACGAGATGCTCCTTGACCCATTCTGCGGTACCGGCGGTATCCTGATAGAGGCTGCGCTTATGGGAATCAAGGTCATAGGTAACGATATATCCCTGTCCATGGCTGTTGGAGCAAGAACAAATCTGAAGCATTTCCACATTGAGAGCTTTCAGGTCTACAACATGGATATATCAGAACTGCCAGTATCCGGCGTAGATGGGATCGCGACCGACATGCCATATGGAAGGAACTCCTATGCAAGTGAGGATCTTGAGACCCTGTATGATCGTTCATTCAGGAAATTCCATGAGATGCTGAAACCGCATGGTTATGCAGCATTCGCGGTATCCGACGTCGCTATGATCGAACTTGCCAGGCCGTATTTCAGGATAATCCACGACGTTCCTGTATATCAGCACAGATCCCTGACGAGGCATTTCATAACAGCGATGCGGGACGACTGA
- a CDS encoding DNA-directed RNA polymerase subunit L, with product MQRERIAESSLRVISKEKNSITVEMINYDNTLLRTLIEEILKDDQVDEARYYIKHPVIDNPQIYVRVKSGKPQSAIKRAVRRLSKLYEDLGTQFQKEIQRYESDHIIKAVE from the coding sequence ATGCAGAGGGAGAGGATAGCAGAGAGTTCGCTCCGCGTTATTTCTAAGGAAAAAAACTCAATCACTGTTGAGATGATAAATTACGACAACACACTTCTCAGAACATTGATTGAGGAGATTTTGAAGGACGATCAGGTTGATGAAGCACGTTATTATATAAAGCATCCTGTGATCGATAACCCGCAAATATACGTAAGGGTTAAATCTGGCAAGCCTCAGTCCGCAATAAAGAGGGCCGTGCGGAGGCTGTCAAAACTGTACGAGGATCTCGGGACGCAGTTCCAGAAGGAGATCCAGAGATATGAAAGCGATCACATCATAAAAGCAGTCGAATGA
- a CDS encoding bifunctional phosphoglucose/phosphomannose isomerase yields the protein MEFRDELKTLKDQVKFGESFKVDSFSNIVIAGMGGSGIAGRIFSEMYSDKPVFVSDDYSIPNFVDENTEFIAVSYSGNTEETLSAVEAAMKKGAKVHAITSGGKLGEMGIDTIKIPSGLQPRSAVGYLTMPIINTFIKPSPDDVDETSRILADLDANNTVQENIATEIFAGRRIPVIYGASPFRSIAYRWKTQFNENAKVLAYSSYFSELNHNDTMPMRDTYRKDEFYFMAFDSEDERIRKRIEVTQKITGTQFKKIDLKGTSLFARSFYLIHVGDYLTYHLARLRGIDPRDVSAIEDLKKRIA from the coding sequence ATGGAATTTCGTGATGAGCTGAAGACACTGAAAGACCAGGTTAAATTTGGTGAATCCTTCAAGGTTGACAGTTTCAGCAATATAGTTATAGCTGGAATGGGTGGATCTGGCATAGCTGGAAGGATCTTCTCGGAGATGTATTCCGATAAGCCCGTATTCGTTTCAGATGACTACAGCATCCCAAATTTCGTGGATGAGAATACCGAATTCATAGCCGTAAGCTATTCCGGCAACACGGAAGAAACGCTGAGTGCCGTAGAGGCTGCAATGAAGAAGGGTGCAAAGGTGCATGCCATTACTTCTGGAGGCAAACTTGGTGAAATGGGTATAGATACTATAAAGATACCATCTGGCCTGCAACCCAGATCAGCAGTGGGATACCTAACAATGCCAATAATAAATACATTCATTAAGCCATCTCCAGATGACGTGGATGAGACCTCAAGAATCCTGGCTGATCTTGATGCAAACAACACCGTTCAGGAGAACATTGCAACGGAGATATTTGCCGGAAGGAGGATACCGGTCATCTACGGTGCAAGCCCATTCAGATCCATCGCCTACAGATGGAAGACGCAGTTCAACGAGAATGCCAAGGTGCTTGCATATTCCAGCTACTTCTCAGAGCTGAATCACAACGATACCATGCCAATGAGGGATACCTATCGCAAGGACGAGTTCTACTTCATGGCGTTTGATTCAGAAGACGAGAGGATAAGGAAGCGCATAGAGGTGACGCAGAAGATAACTGGGACTCAGTTCAAGAAGATAGACTTAAAGGGGACGTCATTGTTTGCGAGATCGTTTTATCTCATACATGTGGGCGATTACCTAACGTATCATCTGGCCAGGCTCAGGGGTATCGATCCACGGGATGTATCCGCAATAGAGGATCTAAAGAAGAGGATAGCCTGA
- the rqcH gene encoding ribosome rescue protein RqcH gives MKDKESSIDFYAFVNIYRDRFIGSFVKKVYQIGPDDFLVQVYRSDIKRMDVLISLKHGIFFRTAETPETATQTAMVLRKSISDRRIVEIRQINFDRVVEFTFHTGQKLILELFREGNLIATDGDKITFVLRPRKWKNRDLEVGSTYLPPSSFDPSTASADDISRVISASSANIVQTLATRLNLGGELAEEILYRAGIDKETPARSASERSGDIRGMLDTLLKESLGNRSYYYEDQALVSPCEMRHFGSPSRIFEDLNEGLVFALENSKGEEELEDPITRRINSQKKSIEEFERLSNEKQEIGKAIMARLQEIDSAIRSARSGNYAGTIDKARKLITVDLDGRQVDIDYTVSAGENASRYFSQAKEYRKKIEGAMKAIEEAEKQRLIEMQKADKKKRRRVFWFETYHWFISSEGYLVIAGRDAKSNEKIVKKHLQEGDIYVHADMYGAPSTIIKSSGKDPPGDATIREAGAFAVSFSRAWAAGIASGTAYWVYPSQVSKTPESGEYVSTGSWIIRGKRNYITDLKLELCIGMRDVEGIQIPMIGPQSVFASGEKCVKIVPGDHKRSEIARRIAEMLSTDKEEIEKILPPGGSTIVE, from the coding sequence ATGAAGGACAAGGAGAGTTCAATAGACTTTTACGCATTCGTGAACATATACCGGGACAGATTCATAGGGTCCTTTGTGAAGAAGGTCTATCAGATAGGCCCGGACGATTTTCTCGTTCAGGTATACAGATCCGACATAAAGAGAATGGATGTGCTCATATCTCTAAAGCACGGCATTTTCTTCAGGACAGCTGAGACCCCGGAGACTGCAACGCAGACGGCCATGGTTCTCCGCAAGTCCATTTCTGACAGGAGGATCGTTGAAATAAGGCAGATAAACTTCGATCGCGTCGTGGAGTTCACCTTCCATACGGGACAAAAGCTCATACTTGAACTCTTCAGGGAAGGCAACCTCATAGCCACGGATGGGGATAAGATAACATTTGTGCTCAGGCCGAGGAAATGGAAGAACAGGGATCTCGAGGTGGGCAGCACATATCTGCCCCCCTCATCCTTTGATCCTTCAACTGCCAGCGCCGACGATATATCCAGAGTTATTTCAGCAAGTTCGGCCAACATTGTCCAGACACTGGCAACTCGCCTGAACCTGGGCGGCGAGCTGGCGGAGGAGATACTGTACCGGGCAGGAATAGACAAGGAGACACCGGCCAGATCTGCCTCCGAAAGATCCGGCGACATCAGGGGCATGCTGGACACGCTTCTGAAGGAGTCTCTTGGCAACAGATCCTATTACTACGAGGATCAGGCGCTGGTTTCGCCTTGCGAGATGAGGCACTTTGGATCTCCCAGCAGGATCTTCGAGGATCTGAACGAGGGGCTTGTGTTTGCACTTGAAAATTCCAAGGGCGAGGAAGAACTCGAAGATCCCATAACGAGGAGGATAAATTCCCAGAAGAAGAGCATAGAGGAGTTCGAAAGGCTATCGAATGAGAAGCAGGAAATCGGCAAAGCCATCATGGCAAGGCTTCAGGAGATAGACAGCGCAATAAGATCTGCAAGATCAGGAAATTATGCCGGAACCATTGATAAGGCAAGAAAACTGATAACTGTGGATCTGGACGGAAGGCAGGTGGATATAGACTATACAGTATCTGCCGGGGAAAATGCAAGCAGATACTTTTCGCAGGCAAAGGAATACAGGAAGAAAATCGAGGGAGCAATGAAGGCTATAGAAGAGGCTGAGAAACAGCGTCTGATTGAGATGCAGAAGGCTGATAAGAAGAAACGGCGGAGGGTGTTCTGGTTTGAAACATACCACTGGTTCATATCAAGCGAGGGTTACCTCGTGATAGCCGGGAGGGATGCCAAGTCCAATGAGAAGATCGTGAAGAAGCATCTTCAGGAAGGCGATATATACGTTCATGCTGATATGTACGGTGCCCCCAGCACCATAATCAAATCCTCGGGAAAGGATCCGCCAGGGGATGCCACCATAAGGGAGGCTGGGGCCTTTGCCGTTTCATTCTCCAGGGCATGGGCTGCAGGAATAGCCTCAGGGACGGCCTACTGGGTCTATCCAAGCCAGGTCAGCAAGACGCCTGAATCTGGAGAATACGTGTCTACCGGATCATGGATAATCAGGGGAAAGAGGAATTACATAACCGATCTGAAGCTAGAGCTGTGCATCGGAATGCGAGATGTAGAGGGAATACAGATACCAATGATAGGGCCGCAGTCAGTCTTCGCTTCAGGCGAGAAATGCGTAAAGATAGTACCCGGAGACCACAAGCGTTCAGAGATTGCAAGGAGGATTGCTGAAATGCTAAGTACAGATAAGGAAGAGATAGAAAAAATACTTCCACCTGGGGGATCTACCATCGTGGAATGA
- a CDS encoding DsrE/DsrF/DrsH-like family protein: protein MSKTMSIVLASGTIDKIAAAGVITSGAVANGIDVNIFVTFWA, encoded by the coding sequence ATGTCCAAGACAATGTCGATTGTTCTGGCCTCCGGAACAATAGATAAGATAGCGGCCGCAGGTGTCATAACATCCGGTGCGGTTGCCAATGGAATCGACGTCAACATCTTCGTAACGTTCTGGGCA